One stretch of Pararhodobacter zhoushanensis DNA includes these proteins:
- a CDS encoding fumarylacetoacetate hydrolase family protein, producing MKFATLANGTPDGRLHLVSRDLTRAIPAEAAATLQALIEDWDNLAPSLQAQYDALNTGGGVAFDPASALAPLPRAWQWLDGSAYASHGELMAKVFGIDNHADKTRPLMYQGLSDQFLAPTADVALPTEDDGIDFEGEFGVICDAVPMGTDTAQAAGHIRLVVQINDWSLRTVAPIEMRTGFGWVQAKPACSMAPVAVTPDELGASWRDARVDLPLIVDWNGERFGAASGYDMAFGFDQLVAHAARTRRLVAGTVIGSGTVSNDNYREVGSSCIAERRGIEMLDHGAAKTAFMTFGETVRMECRAADGTPMFGAIDQRVVKG from the coding sequence ATGAAATTCGCCACCCTTGCCAATGGCACGCCCGACGGGCGCCTTCACCTTGTCAGCCGCGACCTGACGCGCGCCATCCCTGCCGAGGCAGCGGCGACGCTTCAGGCGCTTATCGAAGACTGGGACAATCTGGCCCCTTCGCTTCAAGCCCAATACGACGCGCTGAACACTGGCGGCGGCGTGGCGTTTGATCCGGCAAGCGCGCTGGCGCCGCTGCCGCGCGCGTGGCAATGGCTGGATGGGTCGGCCTATGCAAGCCACGGCGAGTTGATGGCCAAGGTCTTTGGCATCGACAACCACGCCGACAAGACCCGGCCGCTGATGTATCAGGGCCTGTCGGACCAGTTTCTGGCCCCGACGGCGGATGTCGCGCTGCCCACGGAAGACGATGGCATTGATTTCGAAGGTGAATTCGGTGTGATCTGTGACGCGGTGCCGATGGGCACTGACACGGCTCAGGCCGCTGGCCATATCCGTCTGGTCGTGCAGATCAACGACTGGTCGCTGCGCACCGTCGCCCCGATAGAGATGCGCACCGGCTTTGGCTGGGTTCAGGCCAAGCCTGCGTGCTCGATGGCCCCCGTCGCCGTGACCCCGGACGAGCTGGGCGCAAGCTGGCGCGATGCGCGGGTGGATCTGCCGCTGATCGTCGACTGGAACGGGGAACGTTTTGGCGCGGCGAGCGGCTATGACATGGCCTTCGGCTTTGACCAACTGGTCGCCCACGCCGCGCGGACCCGCCGTCTGGTGGCAGGGACCGTGATCGGCTCGGGCACCGTGTCGAACGACAATTACCGCGAGGTCGGCTCGTCGTGCATCGCCGAACGCCGGGGCATCGAGATGCTGGACCACGGCGCCGCCAAGACCGCGTTCATGACCTTTGGCGAGACGGTGCGCATGGAATGCCGCGCCGCCGATGGCACACCGATGTTCGGCGCCATCGACCAGCGCGTGGTCAAAGGTTGA
- a CDS encoding ABC transporter substrate-binding protein translates to MKRRTLMLASAAVALMALPLQAQERTHVTLLYTATTGFMTAWVAADQGFFANHGVDVDLQMAQNGSVIVAGVVSGSAEVGLPTPTVAFQAIENGLDLRAFASTNIFPETANAGVVVGADSGIETAADLVGKTVGVPGVGGLLDVTMRQWLSTNGVDLSQVNIVEIGLPQTGDAIRAGQVDAVASVDPFSSRAVDSGVGRLIGNYFDVIPDGSAAGIFVTTADWAAENAEAIEGMQRALIEAADFIREHEAEARESIARYTTLPPPVVANVPLPNLGGALDPQVSLGFWNDLAVRQGLIYEPIDLETFVIPFPAE, encoded by the coding sequence ATGAAACGCAGAACCCTTATGCTGGCCAGCGCGGCTGTCGCGCTCATGGCGCTACCGCTGCAGGCGCAAGAGCGCACGCACGTCACCCTGCTGTATACCGCAACCACGGGCTTCATGACCGCCTGGGTTGCCGCCGATCAGGGCTTTTTCGCCAACCACGGCGTCGATGTCGATCTGCAGATGGCGCAGAACGGTTCGGTGATCGTGGCGGGTGTGGTGTCGGGTTCGGCTGAAGTCGGTCTGCCCACGCCGACCGTGGCCTTCCAGGCCATCGAGAACGGGCTTGATCTGCGCGCCTTCGCCTCGACCAACATCTTCCCCGAAACCGCCAACGCGGGTGTCGTTGTCGGTGCGGACAGCGGGATCGAAACCGCGGCGGATCTGGTCGGCAAGACGGTCGGCGTGCCGGGTGTCGGGGGGTTGCTGGACGTCACGATGCGCCAGTGGCTCAGCACGAACGGCGTCGACCTGTCGCAGGTGAACATCGTCGAAATCGGCCTGCCGCAAACCGGCGACGCGATCCGCGCCGGGCAGGTTGATGCCGTGGCCAGCGTCGATCCCTTTTCCAGCCGGGCGGTGGATTCGGGTGTCGGGCGTCTGATCGGCAACTATTTCGACGTGATCCCTGACGGCTCGGCCGCCGGTATCTTCGTCACCACCGCCGACTGGGCTGCCGAAAACGCCGAGGCCATCGAAGGCATGCAACGGGCGCTGATCGAGGCTGCCGACTTCATCCGCGAGCACGAAGCGGAAGCCCGCGAGAGCATCGCGCGTTACACCACCCTGCCGCCGCCCGTCGTGGCGAATGTGCCGCTGCCCAACCTTGGCGGCGCGCTGGACCCGCAGGTCAGCCTTGGTTTCTGGAACGACCTCGCGGTGCGTCAGGGTCTGATCTACGAGCCCATCGACCTTGAGACCTTCGTTATCCCCTTCCCGGCTGAGTAA
- a CDS encoding ABC transporter permease codes for MTLLHRSLWFLASLALLVGLIWGWQILADARVLPRAFFPGPDLTWRALKRGVANGSLLSDTLTTLRRMALGWALASLIGVALGAFVGTSAWARVWIAPMFEALRPLPASAIAPVAMLFLGLTDTMILTLIAFGALWPMLLTTVHGFSNIHVRRREVATSLGLSRSAFITKIALPGALPDIMGGLRLGLTIALILVVVGEMVTVQGGLGARILLAARAFNAPEIFAGIAVLGVIGLLTNAVLSLVETYALRWQRR; via the coding sequence ATGACCCTTTTGCACCGCAGCCTGTGGTTTCTGGCCTCGCTTGCCCTGCTGGTCGGGCTGATCTGGGGGTGGCAGATCCTCGCCGATGCGCGCGTCCTGCCGCGTGCGTTCTTCCCCGGTCCCGACCTGACATGGCGCGCGCTCAAACGTGGCGTCGCCAATGGCTCGCTGCTGTCCGACACGCTGACCACCCTGCGCCGCATGGCGCTGGGGTGGGCGCTGGCCTCGCTGATCGGCGTGGCGCTGGGGGCTTTCGTCGGCACCTCGGCCTGGGCGCGGGTCTGGATCGCGCCCATGTTCGAGGCGCTGCGCCCGCTGCCGGCCTCGGCCATCGCGCCGGTGGCAATGCTGTTTCTGGGTCTGACCGACACGATGATCCTGACGCTGATCGCCTTTGGCGCGCTGTGGCCGATGCTGCTGACCACGGTGCACGGGTTCTCCAACATCCACGTCCGTCGCCGCGAGGTCGCCACTTCGCTGGGTCTGAGCCGCAGCGCCTTTATCACCAAGATCGCGCTGCCGGGCGCATTGCCTGACATCATGGGCGGGTTGCGGCTGGGTCTGACGATTGCGCTGATTCTGGTGGTTGTGGGCGAGATGGTCACGGTGCAGGGCGGGCTGGGCGCGCGCATCCTGCTGGCCGCGCGGGCCTTCAACGCCCCCGAAATCTTTGCCGGGATCGCCGTCTTGGGCGTGATCGGCCTGCTGACCAACGCTGTTCTGTCGCTGGTCGAAACCTATGCGCTGCGCTGGCAGCGTCGCTGA
- a CDS encoding ABC transporter permease produces the protein MTALKGLALPIGLLIVWQIAAMATGLQSDTLAAPDGILSALVAGLTSAPFWVDTGDTLAAGGMGLALGFSVGAGAGILFALVPPVSRILRVTVELLRPLPSIAIVPIALLIFGFGYQLEVAIVAFATCFPVLVLTESAVRQVEPRLSEVARALGLTAWARITKIVLPAVLPRLFVALRLAAGIALIVAITVEIAANPIGLGSRLLRAASSLRPEDMFATLFWIAFLGWALNWGMLRLQSWLFPAMSRSKR, from the coding sequence ATGACGGCACTCAAAGGACTGGCCCTGCCGATTGGCCTGTTGATTGTGTGGCAGATCGCGGCGATGGCCACGGGCCTGCAAAGCGACACGCTGGCCGCGCCGGACGGCATTCTGTCCGCTTTGGTGGCCGGGCTGACCAGCGCGCCGTTCTGGGTTGATACCGGCGATACGCTGGCGGCGGGCGGCATGGGTCTGGCACTGGGGTTCTCGGTGGGCGCAGGCGCGGGCATCCTGTTTGCGCTGGTGCCGCCGGTGTCGCGCATCCTGCGCGTGACGGTCGAGCTGCTGCGCCCGCTGCCCTCGATTGCCATCGTGCCGATCGCGCTGCTGATCTTTGGCTTTGGCTATCAGCTTGAGGTCGCCATCGTTGCCTTCGCCACCTGCTTTCCGGTGCTGGTGCTGACCGAAAGCGCCGTGCGTCAGGTCGAACCCCGCCTGTCCGAAGTTGCCCGTGCGCTGGGGCTGACGGCCTGGGCGCGGATCACCAAGATCGTGCTGCCCGCCGTGCTTCCCCGCCTTTTCGTTGCGCTGCGCCTTGCCGCCGGGATCGCGCTGATCGTGGCGATTACCGTCGAGATTGCCGCCAACCCGATTGGCCTTGGTTCACGGCTGTTGCGCGCCGCCTCGTCGCTCCGGCCCGAGGATATGTTCGCGACGCTGTTCTGGATCGCCTTTCTGGGCTGGGCGCTGAACTGGGGCATGTTGCGGCTGCAAAGCTGGCTGTTCCCCGCCATGAGCAGGAGCAAGCGATGA
- a CDS encoding ABC transporter ATP-binding protein, which translates to MSLSEHATSAMDAPRDTVLTVQEASVRYGATTVLKDLSLSLNRGEFVCVIGPSGSGKTTLLRLLAGLLTPVSGSVDFRGQPHRAPSRDIAIVFQDYTNALLPWRDAEGNVSLALEAAGVPRAERRDQIHALLRTVGLVGSEGKFPAEMSGGMQQRLQIARCLAQKPDVLLMDEPFGALDAMTRQKLQDELLGIVAESQVTAFFVTHDLEEAIYLGDRIIALEPNPGRVSQIFDVPLPKPRNQLTTREMPEFLRLRRQLFDFIERYEQ; encoded by the coding sequence ATGTCATTGAGTGAACACGCCACCAGCGCGATGGATGCGCCACGCGACACCGTTTTGACGGTGCAAGAAGCGAGTGTGCGTTATGGCGCAACCACGGTCCTCAAGGATCTGTCGCTGTCGCTGAACCGGGGCGAGTTTGTCTGCGTGATTGGCCCCTCGGGCAGCGGCAAGACCACGCTGCTGCGCTTGCTGGCCGGGCTGTTGACGCCGGTAAGCGGCTCGGTCGATTTCCGCGGCCAGCCGCATCGCGCACCCTCGCGTGACATCGCCATCGTGTTTCAGGACTATACCAACGCCCTGCTGCCGTGGCGCGATGCCGAGGGCAACGTGTCGCTGGCGCTGGAAGCGGCAGGTGTGCCGCGTGCCGAGCGCCGCGATCAGATCCACGCCTTGCTGCGCACCGTCGGGCTGGTTGGCAGCGAAGGGAAATTCCCCGCCGAAATGTCCGGCGGCATGCAGCAACGCCTGCAGATCGCCCGCTGTCTGGCGCAAAAGCCCGACGTTCTGCTGATGGACGAGCCCTTTGGCGCGCTGGATGCCATGACCCGGCAAAAGCTGCAGGACGAACTGCTGGGGATCGTCGCTGAAAGCCAGGTGACGGCGTTCTTTGTGACGCATGATCTGGAAGAGGCGATCTATCTGGGCGACCGGATCATCGCGCTGGAGCCCAATCCGGGCCGCGTGAGCCAGATCTTTGACGTGCCGCTGCCCAAGCCGCGCAACCAGCTGACCACGCGCGAGATGCCGGAATTCCTGCGCCTGCGCCGGCAGCTCTTTGACTTCATCGAACGATACGAACAATGA
- a CDS encoding helix-turn-helix domain-containing protein, protein MYKHFLFALKIIRATVRAQGTRLGYLALVMFLGYFRKSTKTSPLRCAMQTQTLRDATGLSQMLRSRRRELGLTQEQLGQRAGLAAKHVSRIENGTHEPKVSTLFALISALDLDLVLGNKGTVAPVPSVTDIF, encoded by the coding sequence TTGTATAAGCATTTCTTATTCGCGCTGAAGATCATTCGGGCGACGGTGCGTGCACAGGGGACGCGTTTGGGATATCTTGCTTTGGTGATGTTTTTGGGTTATTTCCGAAAATCTACGAAGACATCACCTTTGAGGTGCGCCATGCAGACCCAAACCCTTCGCGACGCAACCGGGCTGAGCCAGATGCTGCGCAGCCGACGCAGGGAGCTGGGCCTGACCCAAGAACAACTCGGCCAACGTGCCGGATTGGCGGCAAAGCATGTCTCGCGGATCGAGAACGGCACGCATGAACCCAAGGTGTCCACCCTTTTTGCGCTGATTTCGGCGCTCGATCTTGATCTTGTGCTGGGCAACAAGGGCACGGTTGCGCCGGTCCCGTCGGTTACGGATATCTTCTGA